The DNA region GCGCGGTGTCCCAGCAGCTCACGCACCGTGATCCCCGCTTTGCCGTTCGCCGCGAACTCCGGCCAGTACCGAGCCACCGGTGTGTCGTAGTCGAGCAGGCCGCGGTCGACCAGGCGATGGATCACCGTCGAGGCCGCGCCCTTGGTGGCCGAGAACACCATGGCGCCGGTATCCGCCGACCAGGGCACCTGCCCCGCCCGGTCCGACCACCCGGTCCACACGTCCACCACCGGCTCACCGTGGAGGTAGACCGCCAATGCCCCGCCGCCGAAGCGGCGGCCCGGGAACGCGGCGGCGAACGCTCGCACCGCGCAGGCGAAATGCGGGTCGGCGGCGCCGTGCACATGTGCCGGGAGTCCGGTCTCGCGAACGTCGACAGGCTGTGTCATGGCTCACAATCTACCGGGGCCGGAACTGCGCCCGTAAGTCGGCTTACCGAATCGAGACGGTCGGCACCGCTTCAGTCCCAGATCGTTTCGAGGATTCGCTGCGACGCCAGCGCCGGGGTCAACTCCCCGTCGAGCACCTGCCGCTCCACCTCGGCGCGCACCTCGCGCACCGCCGAATCGGCGAACGCGCGCTCCAGGATCGCGTCCTGGACCAGTTGCCGGGTCCAGTCCACCTGCTGCGCCCGGCGGCGGGCCTCGAACTGACCGGCGTCGATCAGTGTCTGCCGATGCCGTTCCACCGTCTCCCAGACTTCCGCCAGGCCGGTCCCTTCAAGGGCGCTCATCGTCAAAACCGGTGGCCGCCAGAGCGTTTCACGCGGATAGATGAGGCGCAGCGCGGTCGTCAGCTCCCGTGCCGCCAGCCGCGCCTCGGCGAGGTGATTACCGTCGGCCTTGTTGACCACCACCAGGTCGGCTAGTTCGAGGACACCCTTCTTGATGCCCTGCAGTTGGTCGCCGGTGCGGGCCAACGTCAGGAAGACGAAGGTGTCCACCATGTTGGCCACCGTGACCTCGGATTGGCCGACGCCGACGGTCTCGATCAGGATCACATCGAACCCGGCGGCCTCCAGCAGCACCACGGTCTCGCGGGTGGCCTTGGCGACCCCGCCCAGGGTCCCCGAGGTCGGCGACGGCCGGATGTAGGCCCGCTCATGGGTGCCCAACCGCTGCATCCGGGTCTTGTCACCGAGGATGGAACCCCCGGTGCGCGTCGACGACGGATCGACCGCGAGCACCGCCACCCGGTAGCCCTGTTCGATCAGGTGCATTCCGAGGGCTTCGATGGTGGTCGACTTGCCCACACCGGGAACACCGGTGATGCCCACCCGGCGGGCGCCGCCGGCATCGGGCAACAGTGCCAACAGCAGCTCTTGGGCCTGCCGCCGGTGGTCGGCGCGGGTGGACTCCACCAGCGTGATCGCGCGGGGCAGTGCGGCACGGTCACCGGAGCGCACCGCCGCGGCCAACTGGACTACGGCGTCGGACACGTTGTCGGCCATCTATTCGGGGGCGGTGGCCGGTCCGGTCAGGCCGGCGAGCTCGTAACCTCGCCCGGACGCCAGCTCGCGCAGCAGGTCCACCGCGGCGTCGGCGATCACCGTGCCCGGCGGGTAGATCGCGGTCGCCCCGGCGGCGTAGAGCTCGTCGAAGTCACCGGGCGGGATCACTCCCCCGACCACGATCATGATGTCGGGCCGACCCACTTCGGCCAGCGCGGCGCGCAGCGCCGGGACCAGGGTCAGGTGTCCGGCGGCCAACGACGAGACGCCGACGACGTGCACGTCGTTGTCCGCGGCCTGCCGCGCCACCTCGTCGGGGGTGGAGAACAGCGCACCGACGTCGACGTCGAAACCGATGTCGGCGAACGCGGTGGCGATCACCTTCTGGCCGCGGTCATGGCCGTCCTGGCCCATCTTGGCGACCAAGATGCGCGGCCGGCGGCCATCGGCCTCGGCGAACTGCTGAACCAGGGTTGTCGCGCCGGCGATGTTGCTGCCTGCGCCGACTTCGTCGCGGTACACGCCGGCGATGGTACGGATCTCGGCCTGGTGGCGCCCGTAGACCTTCTCCAGCGCGTCGGAGATCTCCCCGAGGGTGGCGTGTGCGCGGGCGGCGTCGATGGCCAGCGCCATCAGGTTGTTGCCCAGACCGTCGGCACCGGCGGGACCGGTCGCGCCGGCCGCCCGGGTCAGTTCGGCCAGCGCGGCCTGGCAGGCCGCCTCGTCACGCTCGGCACGCAACCGCTCGAGTTTGGCCAGCTGCTCGGCACGCACCCGGCTGTTCTCGACCTTGAGGACCTCGATCTCCTGGTCCTCGGCGACCTGGTACTTGTTGACGCCGATCAACGGCTGCCGGCCGGAGTCGATACGGGCCTGGGTACGTGCCGCGGCCTCCTCGATGCGCAGTTTGGGAATGCCCTCGCTGATCGCCTGCGCCATGCCGCCGTGCGCCTGCACCTCTTCGATGTGGGCGCGGGCACGCAGCACCAGCTGATGGGTCAGCCATTCCACGTAATAGGAGCCGCCCCAGGGGTCGATCGGCCGGGTGGTGCCCGATTCCTGCTGCAGCAGCAGCTGGGTGTTGCGGGCGATGCGCGCGGAGAAGTCGGTGGGCAGCGCCAACGCCTCGTCCAGGGCGTTGGTGTGCAACGACTGGGTGTGCCCCTGGGTGGCGGCCATCGCCTCGATGCAGGTGCGCGCCACGTTGTTGAAGACGTCCTGGGCGGTCAGCGACCATCCGGATGTCTGCGAATGTGTGCGCAGGGACAGCGATTTCGAGCTCTTCGGGTTGAACCCCGCGACGAGCTCACTCCACAGCAGGCGGCCGGCACGCAGCTTGGCGACCTCCATGAAGAAGTTCATCCCGATACCCCAGAAGAACGACAGCCGGGGCGCGAACTTATCGATGTCCAGGCCCGCCTCCAGGCCCGCCTTGATGTAGTCCACCCCGTCGGCCAGCGTGTAGGCCAACTCCAGATCCGCTGTGGCACCGGCCTCTTGGATGTGATACCCGGAGATCGAGATGGAGTTGAACTTCGGCATCTTGGCGCTGGTGTAGGCGAAGATGTCGGAGATGATCCGCATCGACGGCTTCGGCGGGTAGATGTAGGTGTTGCGGACCATGAACTCTTTGAGGATGTCGTTCTGGATGGTCCCGGCCAGCTTCTCCGGCGGCACCCCCTGCTCCTCGGCCGCCACCACGTACAACGCCAGGATCGGCAGCACCGCACCGTTCATGGTCATCGACACGCTGACCGCGCTCAGGTCGATCCCGTCGAACAGCTGACGCATGTCCAGGATGGAATCGATTGCGACTCCGGCCATTCCGACGTCACCCTGCACACGGGGATGGTCGGAGTCATAGCCGCGGTGCGTGGCCAGGTCGAACGCCACCGACAGACCCTTCTGACCGGCCGCGAGGTTGCGGCGGTAGAAGGCGTTGGAGTCCGCCGCGGTGGAGAATCCCGCGTACTGGCGGATCGTCCACGGCTGGTTGACGTACATGGTCGGGTACGGCCCGCGCACGAACGGGGCCTCGCCGGGGAAACTGTCCAGCGGATAGCCGTCGGCCACCACAGAGTCGCGATCGGCGGCGGTGTAGACCGGCTTGACCGCGATGCCTTCGGGAGTGTGCCAGTCCAACTGCTCGGGCGTGTAGCCGTGGGCGGCCGCGGCCGCCGCAACATGCTCGGCGACCGCGCTCTCGGTGACCGGGGCGCCGCTGCGGTCGCCGTGCAGGGGTACTTCGGCGAAGCTGCCGAGGGTGCCGGGTGAGGTACTGGTGGTCATGGTTCTCAGGCCCCCAATCGGGTCAGTAAGTCCGACAAAGCCTGCACCGCATCGATTTTCATGGTCAGGTAGTCGTCCGGTCGTGGATCGGTCTCGGCGTTGCCGCTCAGCGCAGCAGCCGGTCCGGCCAGATAGATCCGGCCGACGCCCGCGGTGCGGGCGGCGCCGATGACCGCAGCCGCTTCGGCACCGTAGCGGGCGTCGCTGCCACACAGCACCGCCACCTCGGGTGTGCCGGCCTCGGCGATCACGGCCGCGACCCGCTCGGCGTCCACCGTGCCGGGGTTGATCACGGCGATACCGCCCGAGGCCAACAGGTTGGCGGCGAAGGTGGTCCGGATGTTGTGCTCGGCCATCGGCCCCAGCGGCAGCAGCAACACCTGCGGCCGGGCACCGGTGCGGGCCAGGAAGGCGTCCGAACGGTCGCGCAGTGCCTCGAACGCCGCGGCGTAACGGTGCAGGCCGGTCGCGGGTGTTGCAGTGGCCGACGGCGGCAGCGGTGCCTCGTCGAGGTTCGGGAACTCGTTGACGCCGGTGATCGCGGTGCGCCGATGGGCGATGTCGGCGGCGCGGGCGGCGGCGAACTCGGCGATGCGCTCGCCGATGTGCGTCCGGGCGGCGTCGAATCCGCCGAGCGCGGCGATCTTCTCGAGCTCCTGGAACTGCCGCCACGCCTGCTGCGCCAGTTTCTCGGTGAGGTCCTCGATGAACCAGGATCCGCCGCCGGGGTCGAGCACCCGGCCCAGGTGCGACTCCTCGAGCAGCAACAGTTGGGTGTTGCGTGCGATCCGGCGGGAGAAGGTCGCCGCGGTGCCGGGCTGGCCTCCCTCGATCACCGTGTCGAACGGCCACACCAGCACGGTGTCGGCGCCACCGACACCGGCGCCGAAGGCGGCCAGCGTGGTGCGCAGCATATTCACCCACGGGTCACGCTGCGTCATCATCGCCAGCGACGTCTCGGCGTGCACGATCGCGGCGCCGGCGTCCGGTGCCCCGGCCACCTCGGCGACCCGCGCCC from Mycolicibacter sp. MU0083 includes:
- the scpA gene encoding methylmalonyl-CoA mutase, producing the protein MTTSTSPGTLGSFAEVPLHGDRSGAPVTESAVAEHVAAAAAAHGYTPEQLDWHTPEGIAVKPVYTAADRDSVVADGYPLDSFPGEAPFVRGPYPTMYVNQPWTIRQYAGFSTAADSNAFYRRNLAAGQKGLSVAFDLATHRGYDSDHPRVQGDVGMAGVAIDSILDMRQLFDGIDLSAVSVSMTMNGAVLPILALYVVAAEEQGVPPEKLAGTIQNDILKEFMVRNTYIYPPKPSMRIISDIFAYTSAKMPKFNSISISGYHIQEAGATADLELAYTLADGVDYIKAGLEAGLDIDKFAPRLSFFWGIGMNFFMEVAKLRAGRLLWSELVAGFNPKSSKSLSLRTHSQTSGWSLTAQDVFNNVARTCIEAMAATQGHTQSLHTNALDEALALPTDFSARIARNTQLLLQQESGTTRPIDPWGGSYYVEWLTHQLVLRARAHIEEVQAHGGMAQAISEGIPKLRIEEAAARTQARIDSGRQPLIGVNKYQVAEDQEIEVLKVENSRVRAEQLAKLERLRAERDEAACQAALAELTRAAGATGPAGADGLGNNLMALAIDAARAHATLGEISDALEKVYGRHQAEIRTIAGVYRDEVGAGSNIAGATTLVQQFAEADGRRPRILVAKMGQDGHDRGQKVIATAFADIGFDVDVGALFSTPDEVARQAADNDVHVVGVSSLAAGHLTLVPALRAALAEVGRPDIMIVVGGVIPPGDFDELYAAGATAIYPPGTVIADAAVDLLRELASGRGYELAGLTGPATAPE
- the meaB gene encoding methylmalonyl Co-A mutase-associated GTPase MeaB, with product MADNVSDAVVQLAAAVRSGDRAALPRAITLVESTRADHRRQAQELLLALLPDAGGARRVGITGVPGVGKSTTIEALGMHLIEQGYRVAVLAVDPSSTRTGGSILGDKTRMQRLGTHERAYIRPSPTSGTLGGVAKATRETVVLLEAAGFDVILIETVGVGQSEVTVANMVDTFVFLTLARTGDQLQGIKKGVLELADLVVVNKADGNHLAEARLAARELTTALRLIYPRETLWRPPVLTMSALEGTGLAEVWETVERHRQTLIDAGQFEARRRAQQVDWTRQLVQDAILERAFADSAVREVRAEVERQVLDGELTPALASQRILETIWD
- the mutA gene encoding methylmalonyl-CoA mutase small subunit gives rise to the protein MPVSVEVSAELEQARARWRSGVAGVLAKSSRREPADIENETGGEPERLLDTPVGGPDGFAIHALYTAIDGLPEQPLPGQWPYVRGADALRDVNSGWKVAEVFPAGGPGSGADTNAAVLAGMLDGASALTLRVGDAGVPAAELGRVFDGVYLDLVPVLLDGAGAGDYTAAADTLLTLVDGLAPENRTNLSVDLGADPLTAALAGLAAPSVDEVVAVAVRIAGRRGVRSIAVNGPALHNLGAGAAGELSGALAAAVAYLRLLTEAGMSVADAAGQISFRVAADDDQFGTIAKVRALRQLWARVAEVAGAPDAGAAIVHAETSLAMMTQRDPWVNMLRTTLAAFGAGVGGADTVLVWPFDTVIEGGQPGTAATFSRRIARNTQLLLLEESHLGRVLDPGGGSWFIEDLTEKLAQQAWRQFQELEKIAALGGFDAARTHIGERIAEFAAARAADIAHRRTAITGVNEFPNLDEAPLPPSATATPATGLHRYAAAFEALRDRSDAFLARTGARPQVLLLPLGPMAEHNIRTTFAANLLASGGIAVINPGTVDAERVAAVIAEAGTPEVAVLCGSDARYGAEAAAVIGAARTAGVGRIYLAGPAAALSGNAETDPRPDDYLTMKIDAVQALSDLLTRLGA